The DNA window CGAGGGGCGGGTCAAGAGGCAGGGGGTAAGCATCGGTGAGACATGGGGTTTGCGCAACGGCGGGGGGCGCGGACGCGATCGAGCCCGCGCTCGGGCGCCTCGACGACCGTGGCGCAGTCCACTTGCCGGCGCTGTTCTGAGGGCAGACCGCGTGCCGCTTGACGGCCGACCGTAGCTAGCTATTATAATAGCCCTAGCCATCTCACCCGCGCGAGGCCAATCATGAAAGTTGCCAACACCGTCGAACTCAAGAACAAGACCAACGAGCTGCTGCGCCGGGTCATGAAGGGCGAGGCGGTGATCATCACGCTCCGCGGCAAGCCGGCGGCGTCGCTCACCCCGCTCTCCGAGGACGACCTCGAGGACTTCATCCTCGAACACAGCCCGAAGATCCGCCGGATGATCGCGGACGCCGAAGCGGATCGCGCCGCCGGCCGAGTCACCTCGATCCACGCCTATCTGGCCGAAAAACGCGGCGGATGAGCCGCTTCACGGTCCAGCTCACGCGCGCCGCGGTCAAGGACCTCGACGCCGTGCCGC is part of the Gemmatimonadales bacterium genome and encodes:
- a CDS encoding type II toxin-antitoxin system prevent-host-death family antitoxin, whose amino-acid sequence is MKVANTVELKNKTNELLRRVMKGEAVIITLRGKPAASLTPLSEDDLEDFILEHSPKIRRMIADAEADRAAGRVTSIHAYLAEKRGG